In uncultured Desulfovibrio sp., the sequence TATCAGGATATCCCGTCTTGCCCAGGGCATCCCCCTGGGGGCCGAGGTCAAGTATATGGACAGGGAAACCCTGCGCCAGTCGCTGCAATACCGGCAGGACATCTAACCTGCCGGAAACCGGCAGCCATTCCGTTCCGCAGGAAAGGGCACCGTTTTACGGGACCCTTTCCTTTTTCTGTGTCCGCTTCGGAAGGGCGCATTTTCCTGCAAAGGAGCTTTTTTCATGGATATTTTCAGTCATCCTGCCCTGCAGGCCCTGCTGGCAGGTCTGCTTTCCTGGACATCCATCAGCCTGGGCGCCAGCGCCATTTTTCTGCGCCGCGAATTCTCGCGCCGCGCCATGGACTGCATGCTGGGCGCCGCAGGCGGCATGATGCTGGGTGCGGCCTTTCTGGGCCTGCTCCAGCCTGCGGCCGACATGGCTGCCCCCCTGGGGCGCCTGAGCTTTCTGCCCCTGATCTGCGGCCTCATGATCGGCTCGGCCTTTCTCATGGGTCTTGACCATCTTCTGCCCCATCTGCATGTACACCAGAACCAGCAGGAGGGTCTGTCCACCAGCTGGCGGCGCAGCATCCTTCTGGTGACGGCCATGACCCTGCACCACATTCCCGAAGGGCTGACCATGGGGGTGGGCTATGGCGCCGTATCGGCCGGCAGCGCTCTGCCCGCAGAAATGGCCTTGAGCATGTCCTCGGCCCTCATGGTCACCGGCACCATTCTGCTCCAGAACCTGCCCGAAGGGCTGGTGGTTTCCACAGCCCTGCGCGCCGAAGGCTTTTCGGCCAAAAAATCCTGGATGTTCGGCGCCCTTTCCGGCTGTACCACGCCCATCGGCGCCGTGCTGGGCGCCGCATCCTCACAGCTGACCCAGGGGCTGCTGCCCATTGCCCTGGCCGCTGCCGCCGGGGCCATGGTCTACGTGGTGGTGGAAGAGGTCATTCCCGAAGCCAATGCCTCCGGCAATGGCAATGCCGCCACCATTGCCTGTATCGGGGGCCTCTGCCTGGTCATGGCCGTTTCCGGCCTGCAAGCCTAGCGGGCGGCCCTTTCCGCCGGACGAATGCGGGCAGGACCAGGGCCTGGCAACGGGCGCCGGTCCTGCCGCTGCCAGAAAGCTCCCTGCCCGCCCGCTTGACAGCACTCCGGGCAATGGGCTATTTTGCCAAACAGCAAAATATGAGTACACATTCCCTACCCAACCGCCAGTTCCTGGCCGAGCAGGCCAAGATTTTCAAGGCCCTGGGGCATCCCAGCCGGCTGCTCATGGTGGATGCCCTGCGGCAGGGGGAAAAATGCGTCTGCGATCTCCAGGCGCTGGTGGGTGACGATATGTCCACCGTGTCCAAGCATCTGTCCGTGCTGCGCGAAGCCGGAGTGGTCACCTCGGAACGGCGGGGCACCAATATCTACTACCGGCTGGCACTGTGTTGTCTGGACACCTTCCTGACCTGTACCGGCAAGCTTATTGAACAGCGTATTGCTGCCCAGCTTCCCCTGCTGCGCCACACCTCATGAAATTTTTTTTTGACTTCTATTTGGCAATTTTGCCAACAAACAAAAAAGGAGCACACATGACAACCCCCTCCCCTCTGCCGTCCGGGCAGCAAACCTGTTCTCCCCGCCGGGCAACGGCCTGTTGCTGTGCGGCCAGCCCTGCGGCAGGCCCCGCGCCCTCCGGCGAGCATATACATCCGCTGCGCTACTGGGGCACGGGAATCGTGGCCCTTGCGCTCTGGCTGGCAGCCTATGCGGGCGTACTCCCCCTTTCCCGCTGGCTGGCGCATGATGTCCTCGGCCTGGCAGAAGATTCGCCGCAGGGAGCGGCCGTCCAGTT encodes:
- a CDS encoding ZIP family metal transporter — encoded protein: MDIFSHPALQALLAGLLSWTSISLGASAIFLRREFSRRAMDCMLGAAGGMMLGAAFLGLLQPAADMAAPLGRLSFLPLICGLMIGSAFLMGLDHLLPHLHVHQNQQEGLSTSWRRSILLVTAMTLHHIPEGLTMGVGYGAVSAGSALPAEMALSMSSALMVTGTILLQNLPEGLVVSTALRAEGFSAKKSWMFGALSGCTTPIGAVLGAASSQLTQGLLPIALAAAAGAMVYVVVEEVIPEANASGNGNAATIACIGGLCLVMAVSGLQA
- a CDS encoding metalloregulator ArsR/SmtB family transcription factor, which produces MSTHSLPNRQFLAEQAKIFKALGHPSRLLMVDALRQGEKCVCDLQALVGDDMSTVSKHLSVLREAGVVTSERRGTNIYYRLALCCLDTFLTCTGKLIEQRIAAQLPLLRHTS